Genomic window (Planktothrix serta PCC 8927):
CATTCTCAACTTCCTATGTTTAATTTCGTGATGATCAGTTTTGCCATTCCGATTACGATAATAACCTTAATTGTCACCACTGCCCGCAGTTATCAAGCCAAACGAAAACGTTTAAATTCTTAATCAAATCTAACCCCCGCTTATGATTAAATTTCCCGGCTGATTATTTTTGATCAGTTAGTTGGCTGTTAAAATAACCGGGGTGTTTCTTAATTTTCCCTCTAGGGGTTTCACTTTTTCGATAAACTGAATCAGTTGTTGATAATCATTGGGTTGGGTATGGGGAAGATAACCCGCTTGCTCAATCAAATTGGGGGGAGCTTCTTGTAGAATTGTTTTCAGATTTTGTTGCTGTTGAGGATTAAATGTCGGAGCAAATAAAACCGAACCGGAGGGTATGGGACGAGATTTATGCAAAATCCTAAAAGGAGAGGATTTCAATTGGGGAACATACTCTAAAAACTGATTTTCTGAAACGGCGATCGCATCAACTTTACCCATTGCTAACCAATCTAATGCCATTTTTGGTGTGGGTGCAAACTGAATTTCTGCTAATGTTAATCCATATAAATCATAGAGCGGTAAATAATATCCGGTTAACGATCCAGGCTGTCCTAATGCTATTTTTTTATTAGATAGATTTTTGAGGATCTTCATTGAACTTTCCTGTTTAACTATAATCACCGCATAATTTTTAAGACTTTGTAGGGGAAAAATCGGGGTATATTTAGCATCATGAATGGCAATGGCAGCTAACCCTGGAGGTGCAAAAACCACTGACCAAGCTTGACGTTTTACTTGGTCTACCGCCTGTAATTCACTAAAAGCGGGCTCCACTTCCACAATAGTTTGGGTTTGTTGGGCTAAATAATCTTGAAAGGGTTGATATTGCTGAAGGGATTGTTTTCCCGTTTCATAACTGACAATTCCCAGGGTAATTTTTCCCCATTGATTTGAGGGAGATGGATTGCACCCCCCAACAATAGAAAGCCCTAATACAACAAAACTTAACACGATAAAGGAAACGAGCTTTCGAGAAAACATAAAATTAACAACCCTTGAGCAATTCAGGACATATCAAAATTAAATTCATACTTTCTCCCCTTCTCTATTTTACAAAGCCAACTTCTAAAAAACAGATATTTTTAACAATCTTAATATTGATCGGATGACAATCCTGTATTTTTGACCTATGTTAGAATTAATCATCAAGACAACTCAGGTTGATGAACGGTTCTTAAACTGAAAAAATAAGGGATTGAAAATGTCATTAATCCAACCGCATAAAATTATCCCGTCTCTTAAACTCAATCAAAAATTTACACTATTGTTGGTTATTGTTTTCTTAATGGGAACAATCTTAAGTGGAATTGTGCTATCTAGCGTTCTTAATTATAATGCGCGATCGCAATTTAACTCAGAAGCCATGATTCTACTCAAAACCATGAATGCTGTCCGAGAGTATACAAATACTCAAGTAACAAGCCATTTAGAAACACAAATAAAAACGGATTTTTTACCCCAAACTGTTCCGACCTATGCAGCACGAGAAGTCTTTGAAATCCTCCGAAAAGAACCAGATTGGAATCAATTTTTTTATAAAGATGCGACTCTCAACCCTACTAATTTACGCGATAAAGCTGATCCCTTTGAAGAGAAATTAATTGCCCAATTTCGGAATAATCCCAATTTAAAAGGATTAGAAGACTTTCGCCAATTCCCGACAGGTAAGGTTTTCTATATTGCTCGTCCGATTCAGATATCAGAAGCCAGTTGTTTAGAATGTCATAGTCAACCGAGCAAAGCTCCAAAAAGTTTAATTGAACGTTATGGAAGCGAAAATGGATTCGGTTGGAAACTGAATGAAATTGTGGGGGCTCAAATTATCTTTGTTCCCGCTAATGCGGTTTATAATCGGATGCGTCAATCCCAAATTCTCGTGATTTCCATTGTGGTTGGCATTTTTGCGGTAACAATTTTATTAGTTAATATTTGGTTGAAGCGCTATGTTGTTAAACCCCTAAAACGCATGGCTAATGCCGCAGAAGCTATCAGTATCGGAAATATGGAGGCAGAATTTGAACAACAAAGCACGGA
Coding sequences:
- a CDS encoding c-type heme family protein encodes the protein MSLIQPHKIIPSLKLNQKFTLLLVIVFLMGTILSGIVLSSVLNYNARSQFNSEAMILLKTMNAVREYTNTQVTSHLETQIKTDFLPQTVPTYAAREVFEILRKEPDWNQFFYKDATLNPTNLRDKADPFEEKLIAQFRNNPNLKGLEDFRQFPTGKVFYIARPIQISEASCLECHSQPSKAPKSLIERYGSENGFGWKLNEIVGAQIIFVPANAVYNRMRQSQILVISIVVGIFAVTILLVNIWLKRYVVKPLKRMANAAEAISIGNMEAEFEQQSTDEVGTLAKAFTRMKISLQMAMQRLSQNRNL
- a CDS encoding phosphate/phosphite/phosphonate ABC transporter substrate-binding protein; amino-acid sequence: MFSRKLVSFIVLSFVVLGLSIVGGCNPSPSNQWGKITLGIVSYETGKQSLQQYQPFQDYLAQQTQTIVEVEPAFSELQAVDQVKRQAWSVVFAPPGLAAIAIHDAKYTPIFPLQSLKNYAVIIVKQESSMKILKNLSNKKIALGQPGSLTGYYLPLYDLYGLTLAEIQFAPTPKMALDWLAMGKVDAIAVSENQFLEYVPQLKSSPFRILHKSRPIPSGSVLFAPTFNPQQQQNLKTILQEAPPNLIEQAGYLPHTQPNDYQQLIQFIEKVKPLEGKLRNTPVILTAN